In Glaciimonas sp. PCH181, a single genomic region encodes these proteins:
- the hslO gene encoding Hsp33 family molecular chaperone HslO has protein sequence MNISNDNLQKFMLEDAAVRGELVELSHTWQQVLARRNYPTAVTTLLGEMLAAAALLTANLKFNGVIVMQIHGDGPVRLLVVECDAKLQMRATAKLVPDAVVEDGATLTELVNVNGHGRFAITLDPQDKMPGQQPYQGIVPLDGNNVAEVIENYMLRSEQLDTKLWLAADANVSRGLLLQKLPNHGGTGISIEDPLENWNRISMLGATLRPAEMLSTDIQTLLRRLFWEETVRVFEPQHPSFVCNCSREKVGNMLQMLGQKEVDEAIAEMGKLSVDCDFCGQHYAFDKVDCAHLFATSAPVETLLTTGNIKH, from the coding sequence ATGAATATAAGTAACGACAATCTGCAAAAATTTATGCTCGAAGATGCCGCAGTTCGGGGCGAATTGGTTGAGCTTTCCCATACCTGGCAACAAGTATTGGCACGCCGCAACTATCCGACTGCGGTGACGACGCTGCTAGGCGAAATGCTAGCCGCAGCCGCACTACTCACGGCAAATTTAAAATTTAATGGCGTGATTGTGATGCAAATACATGGCGACGGCCCGGTGCGCCTATTAGTAGTGGAATGCGATGCTAAATTGCAGATGCGCGCTACGGCAAAGCTGGTACCAGATGCAGTAGTGGAAGATGGCGCTACCCTGACCGAATTAGTCAACGTTAATGGCCATGGTCGATTTGCCATCACTTTGGACCCGCAAGACAAAATGCCGGGGCAGCAACCCTATCAAGGAATCGTGCCGCTAGATGGTAACAATGTCGCCGAAGTTATCGAAAACTATATGTTGCGCTCGGAACAGCTAGATACCAAGCTATGGTTAGCCGCTGATGCTAATGTCTCCCGAGGCTTATTACTGCAAAAATTGCCGAATCATGGCGGCACTGGAATTAGCATAGAAGACCCGCTTGAAAACTGGAATCGTATTTCTATGTTGGGCGCAACCTTGCGTCCGGCAGAAATGCTGTCGACCGATATTCAAACACTATTGCGACGCCTGTTTTGGGAAGAAACTGTACGGGTTTTCGAACCGCAGCATCCCAGCTTTGTCTGCAACTGCTCACGCGAAAAAGTGGGCAATATGCTGCAAATGTTAGGACAAAAAGAAGTCGATGAAGCCATCGCGGAAATGGGAAAACTGTCGGTTGACTGTGATTTTTGCGGCCAGCATTATGCTTTTGATAAAGTCGATTGCGCCCATCTGTTTGCAACCAGCGCCCCTGTCGAGACTTTACTGACAACGGGTAACATCAAGCATTAA
- a CDS encoding DUF3106 domain-containing protein produces MALVPTFKKNSQPRTDNTSSRRAWSIQGNRFRAIAVTLAALLGVILVSISIIMRSSHAAGVSIPPPAMTGELAVKPKPINPANPSKASKVIDNKSDWSDLTAAQKLTLAPLATGWDKLKLSTRKKWIEISKRFNSMSATEQARVQERMHDWGNLTPEQRREVRENYARTRKLDTEERAKRWAQYQQLPEEEKQKLAAEAATANNRKRVTAQILSPPAKTKPAKPIQLTPQPPRPLPPPVAVPAPQPVLPGEPSTH; encoded by the coding sequence ATGGCGCTAGTACCGACATTTAAAAAAAATAGCCAGCCGCGGACAGATAACACATCGTCACGTCGTGCATGGTCTATCCAAGGCAACCGCTTTCGTGCAATTGCGGTGACTTTAGCGGCGCTATTGGGCGTCATTCTGGTGTCGATCTCAATCATCATGCGCTCTTCGCATGCTGCCGGGGTGTCGATTCCTCCGCCGGCTATGACCGGTGAGCTGGCAGTCAAACCAAAACCCATTAATCCTGCTAATCCGAGCAAAGCCAGTAAAGTAATCGACAATAAAAGCGACTGGAGCGATCTTACTGCTGCCCAAAAGCTAACACTTGCGCCGCTCGCCACAGGCTGGGATAAATTAAAGCTATCTACAAGAAAAAAGTGGATTGAGATCAGCAAACGCTTTAACAGCATGAGCGCGACTGAACAAGCAAGGGTGCAGGAACGCATGCATGACTGGGGTAATCTGACACCGGAACAGCGCCGTGAGGTACGCGAAAACTATGCTCGCACCAGAAAACTTGATACTGAAGAACGCGCAAAACGCTGGGCGCAATACCAGCAACTGCCGGAAGAAGAAAAACAAAAACTTGCCGCAGAAGCGGCTACAGCAAATAATCGCAAGCGGGTTACTGCACAAATTCTGTCGCCGCCCGCCAAGACCAAACCAGCTAAGCCAATTCAGTTAACACCGCAGCCGCCACGACCATTACCACCACCGGTGGCGGTGCCAGCACCACAACCGGTGCTGCCGGGCGAGCCGTCTACCCATTAA
- a CDS encoding DUF3619 family protein, with protein MSNKDINFAYKVRHALNERIDDMPVATVDRLAAARQMALSRKKKDAPVRVIAHQNVLAGTANHFFPKTFFWLKPLGVAAPILAGVVLFFGLYQYEQQHHITEIAAIDAAVLADEVPPSAYLDRGFDTYLAKHDNPEWR; from the coding sequence ATGAGTAACAAAGATATTAATTTTGCGTACAAGGTGCGCCACGCGCTAAATGAGCGTATTGATGACATGCCAGTTGCCACGGTTGATCGGCTGGCGGCTGCGCGCCAAATGGCATTATCGCGCAAGAAAAAAGATGCGCCTGTACGGGTCATCGCCCACCAAAACGTGCTGGCTGGTACTGCCAACCATTTCTTCCCTAAGACATTTTTCTGGCTGAAGCCGCTTGGTGTTGCTGCCCCGATTCTGGCTGGCGTGGTGTTATTTTTTGGGCTGTATCAGTACGAGCAACAACATCACATCACCGAAATTGCGGCGATTGACGCCGCCGTATTGGCAGATGAAGTACCGCCCTCAGCCTATCTTGACCGTGGCTTTGACACCTATCTTGCCAAGCACGACAACCCAGAATGGCGCTAG
- a CDS encoding RDD family protein, with product MISSIPSIDTIVSPSSATPSLKRRFGSMMYEAMLLFGILFVSGLIFSMLLQQRNALYLRHGQQAWLFLVLTAYFVWCWSHGGQTLAMKTWRLQLVNKDDSAITVKNALIRYLLAWLWFLPGLVVAWALGAHTWMLAIIPVVNFVLWSMTIYLDPQRQFLHDRLAGTKLINMAEIAKPEGKRRWYH from the coding sequence TTGATATCCTCCATCCCCTCCATCGATACGATCGTCTCCCCCAGCTCAGCAACGCCGTCTTTAAAACGACGCTTTGGCAGCATGATGTATGAGGCAATGCTGCTGTTTGGCATTCTATTCGTATCGGGTCTGATCTTTTCGATGTTGCTGCAGCAACGCAATGCCTTATATTTGCGCCACGGGCAGCAGGCATGGCTATTTCTTGTTCTGACCGCTTATTTTGTCTGGTGCTGGAGCCACGGCGGCCAAACACTGGCCATGAAGACCTGGCGCTTACAGTTAGTCAATAAGGATGACAGCGCGATTACCGTCAAAAATGCATTAATACGCTATTTATTGGCGTGGCTATGGTTTCTTCCCGGTTTAGTCGTGGCATGGGCTTTGGGCGCGCATACCTGGATGCTGGCGATCATTCCGGTCGTCAATTTTGTTTTGTGGTCAATGACCATCTATCTTGATCCGCAACGTCAGTTTTTGCACGACCGCTTAGCCGGCACCAAGCTTATCAATATGGCCGAAATTGCGAAACCCGAAGGAAAAAGGCGTTGGTATCACTAA
- a CDS encoding ferritin-like domain-containing protein, with amino-acid sequence MKSLSDPIFVVSTTALPELRSAALRQLLTCDPIGKVAGIAHLVADVKRGAFTLDTSAILINAAEARAIPGRPLQPELVLPKTLKHRSMRTEEGRAALIHALAHIEFNAMNLALDAVCRFVDMPDEYYTDWLSVAGEEAQHFDMLSRHLQTLGFAYGAFPAHGSMWEMAEKTQHDVLARMALVPRTLEARGLDATPAVRAKIAQAGDMAAAHILDIILREEVGHVAIGNHWYNWLCMARELEPIAAFADLVREYEAPVLRGPFNIAARRAAGFTEEELTVLQSGWIVRPTADTDVPTAGQ; translated from the coding sequence ATGAAGAGTTTATCTGATCCTATTTTTGTTGTTTCTACGACCGCGCTGCCTGAGTTGCGCAGCGCCGCCTTACGCCAGCTACTGACGTGCGATCCAATCGGTAAAGTAGCAGGCATCGCCCATTTAGTTGCCGATGTTAAGCGTGGCGCATTCACGCTAGATACCTCCGCTATTTTGATTAACGCTGCAGAAGCCAGGGCTATTCCAGGGCGGCCATTGCAGCCAGAACTGGTTTTACCTAAGACGCTGAAACATCGCTCGATGCGTACAGAGGAGGGGCGGGCTGCGTTAATTCACGCGCTTGCACATATCGAATTCAACGCTATGAATCTGGCATTGGATGCAGTTTGCCGTTTTGTGGACATGCCTGATGAGTATTACACCGACTGGCTGAGTGTGGCAGGCGAAGAGGCGCAGCATTTTGACATGCTGTCGCGGCATTTGCAGACTTTAGGTTTTGCGTATGGCGCATTCCCGGCGCACGGCAGCATGTGGGAAATGGCTGAAAAAACGCAGCATGATGTTTTGGCGCGGATGGCGCTCGTACCGCGCACATTGGAAGCGCGGGGACTGGATGCTACTCCGGCAGTGAGGGCCAAAATTGCGCAAGCAGGTGACATGGCCGCAGCGCACATTCTCGACATTATTTTGCGGGAGGAGGTGGGCCATGTTGCGATAGGGAATCATTGGTATAACTGGCTATGCATGGCGCGCGAGTTAGAGCCAATTGCCGCCTTTGCAGACTTGGTACGCGAATATGAGGCACCGGTATTGCGTGGTCCGTTTAATATCGCGGCTCGCCGGGCAGCCGGATTTACCGAAGAAGAGCTAACAGTGTTGCAATCAGGATGGATTGTGCGTCCAACGGCTGATACTGATGTGCCGACCGCTGGTCAATGA
- a CDS encoding RNA polymerase sigma factor, which produces MATDKELSDFLENVERRAFKQAVYAVRKDESALDIVQDAMIKLAEKYGDKPSAELPMLFQRILQNTILDYFRREKVRNTWVSLFSSIGRDKSNEEDYDVLETYESEEGTQAAESSSSQLEREQILDIIDQEVQKLPGRQREAFLMRYWEDMDVAETAAAMGCSEGSVKTHCSRATHTLAQALRAKGITL; this is translated from the coding sequence ATGGCAACTGATAAAGAACTTTCAGATTTTCTCGAGAACGTAGAGCGACGCGCCTTCAAGCAAGCGGTTTACGCCGTCCGTAAAGACGAATCAGCGCTGGATATCGTCCAGGACGCAATGATTAAGCTTGCGGAAAAATATGGCGATAAGCCGTCGGCCGAATTACCGATGCTGTTTCAGCGAATATTGCAAAACACGATTCTCGACTATTTCCGCCGAGAAAAAGTACGCAATACCTGGGTCAGCTTATTTTCCAGCATAGGCCGCGACAAGAGTAACGAAGAAGATTACGACGTCCTGGAAACCTACGAATCGGAAGAAGGAACGCAGGCAGCTGAGTCCAGCTCATCCCAGCTCGAACGCGAGCAAATTCTCGATATCATCGATCAAGAGGTACAAAAACTACCTGGTCGTCAACGAGAAGCCTTCCTGATGCGTTATTGGGAGGACATGGATGTTGCCGAGACTGCCGCCGCAATGGGCTGCTCCGAAGGCAGTGTAAAAACACATTGCTCTCGCGCAACACATACCCTGGCGCAGGCGCTCAGGGCCAAAGGAATTACTTTATGA
- a CDS encoding gamma carbonic anhydrase family protein — protein MSIYQLGEHIPEIDPSAYVAENATLIGKVKVEANASIWFGVTIRGDNELITIGRGSNVQENSVLHTDMGFPLTIGENVTIGHQVMLHGCTIGDGALIGIQAVVLNGAKIGKNSLVGAGALVTEGKEFPDNALIIGSPAKVARILSAEDLVKLAGGAQHYIERGQEYKTQLKKID, from the coding sequence ATGAGTATCTACCAACTGGGTGAACATATCCCCGAAATTGATCCATCCGCTTACGTCGCCGAAAATGCAACGCTCATCGGTAAAGTTAAAGTTGAAGCCAACGCCAGTATCTGGTTTGGCGTCACCATTCGTGGCGATAACGAACTCATTACCATCGGCCGTGGCAGCAATGTTCAGGAAAATTCGGTTTTACATACCGATATGGGCTTTCCGCTGACGATCGGTGAGAACGTCACAATCGGTCATCAGGTCATGTTGCATGGTTGCACGATAGGCGATGGCGCACTGATCGGCATCCAGGCCGTCGTGCTAAACGGTGCCAAAATCGGCAAAAATAGCCTAGTGGGTGCAGGCGCATTGGTCACCGAAGGCAAAGAATTTCCTGATAATGCGTTGATCATTGGCTCTCCCGCCAAAGTGGCGCGTATCTTATCCGCAGAAGATCTCGTGAAGCTGGCTGGCGGTGCGCAGCACTATATAGAGCGCGGTCAGGAATATAAAACGCAGCTAAAGAAAATCGACTGA